In one Winogradskyella sp. MH6 genomic region, the following are encoded:
- a CDS encoding alpha-2-macroglobulin family protein, producing MRIKKHLAFLALILIVFSCKKKPVETDNIFKFRDYISYTTSGRVSIVDPIKINLAEEVGGWETEQNIDAKIVKTHPYVEGSLKALNKHTLVFTPDENLEPDTEYTVTVNLADIYKNIPKDFEYYTFQFKTIRPSFNLNTNNLQSYSKEWQYVLGTLQSADVITLEDAKKLVEASQNKKDLNIVWLESNDTSRYFEFKIDSIKREIEDSKVLVSWDGKAIKADNKGENYLNIPGKNNFTIIETNVIQNPEQYLTINFSDPIQKQQNFAGLVTLQNVKNPKYIVDGNVLKVYPDTKLVGDIRVDVFTGIKNTDGFKLKNQYTQTLTFEELKPQVRLVSSGSILPNSKDLKFNFEAVNLSKVDVRIIKLFEDNVLQFLQDNNLNSDNSYAIRNVGRRIAKETITLIQNPSQNTGKWKAYSIDLSKYLQADAGAIYRVEIDFKKDYSLYDCSSNVETSDVDEDDYYDEYYDDYYEDDVYASEDISEEEQDLREERYWDNLIYSYKNRNYNYRDRNNPCTESYFNYGNKGIAANLIGSNLGVIAKQGNDNTYFFAVTNILDTNPERGTKITLYNYQQQPLADGITNQDGIVEIDAKKRAAFAVAEKGNNVSYVKLFDGNSLSLSKFDVSGSRLQRGLKGYIYGERGVWRPGDSLFLTFMLNDKANKLPKRHPVKLEITDPVGKLVYRKVSVDNINNFYDFKVPTSTDYKTGNYNAKVSVGGASFTKSLKIETVKPNRLKIKIDFEDKVLTNNKPLQGDLNVAWLHGAPAKNLKAEIKAKFTTKYTSFDGYKNYEFNDPTRNFSTEETNVFEGNLDAEGNAKVNSTLNIGKNAPGMLNAQFLVRAFENGGDFSLDAFTVPYAPYESFVGLRSPEGNRYGSFFTDENHTFDIATVDANGKPIQRKKLEVKIYKVQWRWWWNSSYDNLSSYVSSNYHRPMQQYEIDTDASGKASFKINIPEKDRGRYLIRIVDPVSGHATGRTAYFYKNWWSNSPSGDKDAAKMLVFSTDKDNYNVGETAKLTFPSGSEGRALISIENGTEVLKHQWVKTQPGETTVDIPVTPEMAPNVFINISLLQPHAITSNDLPIRLYGVIPMMVENPATKLEPQIKMPDVIRPEQSYEIKVSEKNNKPMTYTIAVVEEGLLDLTRFKTPNAWDSFYAREALGVKTWDVFDDVIGAYSGSIDQVFAIGGDGSAAKGKNKKANRFKPVVTYLGPFLLDAGKTQTHQLKMPNYIGSVRTMVVAGNNNKEAYGSAEKSVQVKKPLMVLATLPRKLSPGEKVTLPVTVFAMENKVKNVNLSLKLSNGITVKGQQTQSLQFDRPDEKMVYFELDVSKAKGINTIEVIASGNGEKSNYKVEIDVENPNPMTSRVIDKELAANGNQTIDFSTFGEPGTNYATVEFSTLPPMDFSKRMAYLIRYPYGCVEQTTSSVFPQLYLADIFDLTDKKKKEVQQNIENGIRRLGTFQNPDGGLGYWRGERTASDWGTSYAGHFMIEAEKKGFVLPLSFKSNWIAYQRQAARNWRPSYRHYHSDLTQAYRLYTLALAGSPDLASMNRLREFDEISNDAKWRLAAAYALAGQKEASQAIAKTANIDFQPINSDNYTYGSLHRNRAMALEAMLLTNDSKKVELAKSIAKSLSSDKWMSTQTTAYSLLAMGKLIVENGGKDLKLSYSINGKSETIDTKNGIAQRSIPVNDGANQITVNNNRDNVVYVRILNSGKLKLGEELPVQRGFSISTVYKDLQGNIIDVRKLQQGQDFVATVSISNLTSDYVNDVALTQIFPSGWDIVNTRFTDFGDTTVSQARYTDIRDDRVNFFFDMDRSGTRGTKTFTVMLNASYLGTYYLPGAQAEAMYDNDDYLVRNKGQWVTVEK from the coding sequence ATGCGCATCAAAAAGCACCTCGCCTTCCTAGCTTTAATCCTAATCGTTTTTTCCTGTAAAAAGAAGCCTGTCGAAACCGATAACATTTTCAAATTTCGCGATTACATCAGCTACACAACTTCTGGTCGTGTATCTATAGTTGACCCAATAAAAATTAATTTAGCTGAAGAAGTTGGTGGCTGGGAAACAGAGCAAAACATTGATGCGAAAATTGTAAAAACACATCCTTATGTTGAAGGATCTCTTAAAGCTCTAAATAAGCATACTCTTGTATTTACACCTGACGAAAACTTAGAGCCAGACACCGAATACACGGTAACGGTAAATTTAGCTGACATCTATAAAAACATCCCAAAAGATTTTGAATACTACACTTTTCAGTTCAAAACCATAAGACCTAGTTTCAATCTTAACACCAACAATCTGCAATCGTATAGCAAAGAATGGCAATATGTTTTAGGAACATTACAATCAGCTGATGTTATTACCCTAGAGGATGCTAAAAAATTGGTAGAAGCTTCTCAAAACAAAAAAGACCTCAATATTGTATGGTTAGAAAGCAACGACACATCTCGTTATTTTGAATTTAAAATAGATAGTATCAAGCGCGAGATTGAAGACAGTAAAGTCCTTGTCTCTTGGGATGGCAAAGCAATTAAAGCAGATAACAAAGGGGAAAATTACCTCAACATTCCTGGTAAAAACAACTTTACTATTATAGAAACTAATGTGATTCAAAATCCTGAGCAATATCTTACCATCAACTTTTCAGACCCAATACAAAAGCAACAGAATTTTGCTGGTTTGGTAACACTTCAAAATGTAAAGAATCCAAAATATATCGTCGATGGCAATGTATTAAAAGTATATCCAGACACTAAATTGGTTGGCGATATTAGAGTTGATGTGTTTACAGGAATTAAAAATACAGATGGCTTCAAACTCAAAAATCAGTATACCCAAACCTTAACGTTTGAAGAATTGAAACCTCAAGTGCGCTTAGTGAGTAGTGGTTCTATTCTTCCGAATTCAAAAGACTTAAAATTTAATTTTGAAGCGGTTAATTTGAGTAAAGTCGATGTACGAATCATCAAACTTTTTGAAGATAATGTGCTTCAGTTTTTACAAGACAATAACCTCAATAGTGATAATAGTTACGCGATTAGAAATGTTGGTCGTCGCATTGCCAAAGAGACCATAACACTTATTCAAAATCCATCTCAAAATACAGGAAAATGGAAAGCCTACAGTATCGATTTATCTAAATATTTACAAGCAGATGCTGGTGCCATTTACCGTGTCGAAATCGACTTCAAAAAAGACTATTCTTTATATGATTGTTCGTCAAATGTTGAAACTTCAGATGTTGATGAAGACGATTACTACGATGAGTATTACGACGACTATTATGAGGATGATGTTTATGCTTCCGAAGACATTTCCGAAGAAGAGCAGGACTTAAGAGAAGAGCGTTATTGGGACAATCTTATTTATAGTTATAAGAACAGAAACTACAACTATCGAGACAGAAATAATCCGTGTACAGAATCGTATTTTAATTATGGTAATAAAGGCATTGCTGCCAACCTAATTGGCTCTAACCTTGGTGTTATTGCTAAGCAAGGCAACGACAATACCTACTTTTTTGCGGTGACCAATATTTTGGACACCAACCCAGAACGTGGCACAAAAATCACATTATACAACTATCAACAACAGCCTTTAGCCGATGGCATAACAAATCAAGATGGTATTGTGGAAATTGACGCCAAAAAACGTGCAGCTTTTGCGGTTGCTGAAAAAGGCAACAATGTAAGCTATGTAAAATTGTTTGATGGCAACTCGCTGTCGCTAAGTAAATTCGATGTGTCTGGAAGTAGATTGCAACGAGGCCTTAAAGGTTATATTTATGGCGAACGTGGTGTTTGGCGACCTGGCGACAGTCTGTTTTTAACTTTTATGCTTAATGACAAAGCTAACAAATTACCAAAGCGTCATCCTGTAAAATTAGAAATCACAGACCCAGTTGGTAAGCTGGTATATCGCAAAGTTTCGGTAGATAACATCAATAATTTCTACGATTTTAAAGTACCGACTTCGACAGATTATAAAACCGGAAATTACAATGCTAAAGTCTCGGTTGGAGGTGCCAGTTTTACTAAAAGTTTAAAGATTGAAACGGTAAAACCAAACCGTTTAAAAATTAAAATAGATTTTGAAGACAAGGTGTTGACGAACAACAAACCGCTTCAAGGCGACTTGAACGTGGCTTGGTTACACGGTGCACCTGCAAAGAACTTAAAAGCTGAAATTAAAGCGAAATTCACAACAAAATATACCAGTTTTGATGGTTATAAGAATTATGAATTCAACGACCCAACACGCAATTTCAGTACGGAAGAAACTAATGTATTTGAAGGGAATCTTGATGCTGAAGGCAATGCAAAAGTCAATTCAACATTAAATATTGGAAAAAATGCACCTGGAATGTTAAACGCACAATTCCTAGTTCGTGCTTTTGAAAATGGTGGCGATTTTTCACTCGATGCATTTACGGTTCCTTATGCACCTTACGAGAGTTTTGTTGGTTTGCGTTCGCCTGAAGGCAATCGTTATGGTTCTTTCTTTACAGATGAAAATCACACGTTTGATATCGCTACAGTTGATGCCAATGGAAAACCTATTCAACGCAAAAAACTAGAAGTAAAAATCTATAAAGTTCAATGGCGTTGGTGGTGGAATTCCTCTTACGACAACCTATCAAGCTACGTGTCCAGCAATTACCACAGACCAATGCAGCAGTATGAAATTGATACAGATGCCTCAGGTAAAGCAAGCTTCAAAATCAATATTCCTGAAAAAGATCGTGGACGTTACCTCATCAGAATTGTAGACCCAGTAAGTGGTCACGCTACTGGTCGTACGGCTTACTTCTATAAAAATTGGTGGTCTAACTCGCCATCTGGCGACAAGGATGCGGCTAAAATGTTAGTCTTTTCAACCGACAAGGACAACTATAATGTTGGCGAAACGGCAAAATTAACCTTTCCATCTGGTAGTGAAGGCAGAGCGTTAATCAGCATAGAAAATGGTACTGAAGTTTTAAAACACCAATGGGTAAAAACGCAACCTGGCGAAACCACAGTAGATATTCCTGTAACGCCAGAAATGGCACCAAACGTATTTATCAATATTTCGTTGCTGCAGCCTCACGCTATAACATCTAACGATTTACCGATTCGTTTGTATGGTGTTATTCCTATGATGGTAGAAAATCCTGCTACCAAATTAGAGCCACAAATTAAGATGCCAGATGTTATAAGACCTGAGCAATCTTACGAGATAAAAGTGTCTGAAAAGAACAACAAACCAATGACTTACACTATTGCTGTTGTTGAAGAAGGTTTACTCGATTTAACTAGATTTAAAACACCAAATGCTTGGGATAGTTTCTACGCTCGCGAAGCGTTGGGTGTAAAAACTTGGGATGTTTTTGACGATGTTATTGGCGCGTATTCTGGTAGCATAGACCAAGTGTTTGCCATTGGTGGTGATGGTTCTGCAGCTAAAGGCAAGAACAAAAAAGCCAACCGTTTTAAACCTGTGGTAACGTATTTAGGTCCTTTCCTTTTAGATGCAGGAAAAACACAAACGCACCAACTAAAAATGCCAAATTATATTGGTTCTGTGCGCACAATGGTTGTGGCAGGAAACAATAACAAAGAAGCCTACGGAAGTGCTGAAAAATCTGTTCAAGTTAAAAAGCCTTTGATGGTTTTGGCGACCTTACCACGCAAATTGAGTCCTGGCGAAAAAGTAACGCTTCCGGTTACTGTTTTTGCGATGGAAAACAAAGTAAAGAACGTCAACCTATCCTTAAAATTAAGTAATGGCATTACGGTAAAAGGTCAGCAAACACAATCGCTTCAATTTGATAGACCAGATGAAAAAATGGTGTATTTTGAATTGGATGTTTCCAAAGCAAAAGGTATCAATACGATTGAAGTTATCGCTTCAGGAAATGGCGAAAAATCGAACTATAAAGTAGAGATTGATGTTGAAAATCCTAACCCAATGACCTCTCGTGTTATTGATAAGGAATTGGCTGCCAATGGCAACCAAACCATTGATTTTTCAACCTTTGGCGAACCAGGCACCAACTATGCAACAGTAGAATTTTCAACCTTGCCACCAATGGATTTCTCTAAGCGTATGGCATATCTCATTCGTTATCCTTATGGCTGTGTTGAGCAAACCACGTCTAGTGTATTTCCGCAGTTGTACTTAGCGGATATTTTCGACCTAACGGACAAAAAGAAAAAAGAAGTTCAGCAAAATATTGAAAATGGTATTCGTCGTTTGGGCACATTCCAAAATCCTGATGGTGGACTTGGTTATTGGAGAGGAGAGCGCACAGCAAGTGATTGGGGAACGAGTTACGCAGGACATTTTATGATTGAAGCCGAAAAGAAAGGCTTTGTTTTACCATTGAGTTTTAAGAGCAACTGGATTGCGTATCAACGCCAAGCGGCTCGTAACTGGCGACCAAGTTACAGACATTACCATAGTGACTTAACGCAAGCTTACAGATTGTACACGTTGGCATTGGCAGGAAGTCCTGATTTAGCAAGTATGAACAGATTACGTGAGTTTGATGAAATTTCTAATGATGCTAAATGGCGATTGGCTGCGGCTTATGCTTTGGCAGGGCAAAAGGAAGCAAGCCAAGCCATAGCAAAAACAGCAAATATTGATTTTCAACCTATCAATTCTGATAATTACACTTATGGTTCGTTACACAGAAATAGAGCAATGGCTTTGGAAGCTATGCTGCTTACCAACGATTCTAAAAAAGTAGAATTGGCAAAAAGCATTGCAAAATCGTTGTCTAGTGACAAATGGATGAGTACGCAAACCACAGCCTACAGCTTATTGGCGATGGGTAAACTTATTGTTGAAAATGGTGGAAAAGATTTAAAACTAAGCTATTCCATAAACGGAAAATCGGAAACTATCGATACTAAAAATGGCATTGCACAACGCAGTATTCCTGTGAACGATGGCGCAAATCAGATAACAGTGAATAACAACAGAGACAATGTGGTCTATGTCAGAATTTTAAATTCAGGTAAACTAAAATTAGGCGAAGAACTGCCAGTGCAACGTGGTTTTTCAATTTCAACAGTCTATAAAGATTTACAAGGCAACATAATTGATGTTCGCAAATTACAGCAAGGTCAGGATTTTGTGGCAACGGTAAGCATTTCTAACCTCACGAGTGATTATGTAAATGATGTAGCGCTGACACAGATTTTCCCATCAGGTTGGGATATTGTCAATACGCGCTTTACAGATTTTGGCGACACAACAGTAAGCCAAGCCAGATATACAGATATCAGAGATGATCGCGTCAACTTCTTCTTTGATATGGACAGAAGTGGCACACGTGGCACAAAGACCTTTACAGTAATGCTCAACGCTTCGTATTTAGGCACCTATTATTTACCAGGTGCACAAGCCGAAGCAATGTACGACAATGATGATTATTTAGTACGCAACAAAGGGCAATGGGTTACCGTTGAGAAGTAA
- a CDS encoding isoaspartyl peptidase/L-asparaginase family protein, producing the protein MNRFLCALVILLLCFSCGELVPNPDENPNNITRDSSEKIEEKKQEFAIVIHGGAGTILRKNMSPEKEAEYKAKLEEAIRTGYEILKNGGSSLDAVEKTINVMEDSPLFNAGKGAVFTNAETNELDASIMDGKTLNAGASAGTTTVKNPINLARAVMQKSEHVMLSGKGAETFAEEQGLEIVAPEYFYTENRFQSLKNIKDKEKTELDHDAKTAFYDPVIKDSKFGTVGCVALDKNGNLAAGTSTGGMTNKRYGRIGDAPIIGSGTYANNATCAVSSTGWGEYFIRAQVAHDISALMEYKGLSLKEATQLVIQEKVPNLGGNGGVVAVDKNGNMVMEFNTAGMYRASMTDDGELTIKIYE; encoded by the coding sequence ATGAATAGATTTTTATGCGCTTTAGTCATTTTACTTTTATGTTTTTCCTGTGGGGAATTAGTACCTAATCCAGATGAAAATCCAAACAATATTACCAGAGATTCTTCTGAAAAAATAGAAGAAAAGAAACAAGAATTTGCCATTGTAATTCATGGTGGAGCTGGTACTATTTTAAGAAAAAACATGTCTCCTGAAAAGGAAGCCGAATACAAAGCTAAATTAGAAGAAGCCATAAGAACTGGTTATGAAATTCTGAAAAACGGAGGAAGCAGTCTCGATGCAGTTGAAAAAACTATAAATGTTATGGAAGATTCTCCGCTTTTCAACGCAGGAAAAGGTGCTGTTTTCACCAATGCCGAAACCAATGAACTCGATGCTTCTATAATGGATGGAAAAACCTTAAATGCTGGTGCTTCTGCCGGAACGACAACTGTAAAAAATCCTATAAATTTAGCTAGAGCTGTTATGCAGAAATCCGAACACGTCATGCTTTCAGGAAAAGGTGCTGAAACATTTGCTGAAGAACAAGGTCTAGAAATCGTTGCACCAGAATATTTCTATACCGAAAACAGATTTCAATCTTTGAAAAACATCAAAGACAAAGAAAAAACTGAACTAGACCATGATGCTAAAACTGCATTCTACGATCCCGTGATTAAAGATTCAAAATTTGGAACGGTTGGTTGTGTAGCTCTAGATAAAAATGGAAATTTGGCAGCAGGAACATCCACAGGTGGTATGACTAATAAACGTTATGGTAGAATAGGTGATGCACCAATTATTGGCTCTGGTACTTATGCTAATAATGCAACTTGTGCTGTATCTAGTACTGGTTGGGGAGAATATTTCATAAGGGCTCAAGTTGCTCATGATATTTCTGCTTTAATGGAGTACAAAGGCTTATCCCTAAAAGAAGCTACACAATTGGTTATACAAGAAAAAGTACCTAACCTTGGTGGTAATGGAGGCGTTGTAGCGGTTGATAAAAACGGTAACATGGTTATGGAGTTTAATACTGCTGGGATGTATCGTGCAAGCATGACTGATGATGGAGAACTAACCATTAAAATTTACGAATAA
- the pbpC gene encoding penicillin-binding protein 1C, whose amino-acid sequence MKIINYIKRHKIKSAILAVLLVVYYFSLPKELFKDPTATVITSNNNELLGAKIADDGQWRFPETDSVPEKFKTCLLLFEDEYFYKHPGFNPISIFKALQENISSGSVKRGGSTLTQQVIRLSRKGQSRTYLEKLKELILATRLEFRHSKDDILKLYASHAPFGGNVVGIDAAAWRYFNREASNLSWAESATLAVLPNAPSLIYPGKNQQRLLDKRNRLLKKLLDNGTIDELTYELSIAETLPQKPYPLPQIAPHLLQKVAKHNKGKRLKTTVDIALQTQANHIVKQHYNSLKQNEIYNISVLVLDVKTRKVLTYIGNSPTDNAHQKSVDIIDKPRSTGSILKPFLYAAMLDAGDLLPHTLVADVPTQFGSYQPENYDKSYDGAVHANEALSRSLNVPAVRMLQDFGLDRFYHYLKQLKLKDLRYNANHYGLSLALGGAESNLWDLCKSYAAMASTLNHFNDNSSEYYNNEFVEPIYNFESEIDFGKLASEKSVFDAASIYLTFESMKQVNRPESDESWEFYDSSQDIAWKTGTSFGFRDAWAIGTTKDYVVGVWVGNADGEGRPGLVGVQTAAPILFDVFDILPKSEWFTKPYDEMIEVSICRKSGYQASTVCDDVESRFIQNAGQKTAPCPFHKLIHLDASEQFQVNSSCEDISNLKTTSWFVLPPLQEYYFKTKNPFYKSLPPFRNDCVETSAVRMEFIYPNQQNTIFLPKDFDGNTNELILKVAHSKPELKLFWYIDDVYVGQTKDIHDMAILPQQGEHTITVVDELGNEIKHKITVAN is encoded by the coding sequence ATGAAAATCATAAACTACATAAAGCGCCACAAAATAAAGTCAGCAATTCTAGCTGTACTTCTTGTAGTTTATTATTTCTCTTTACCAAAAGAACTCTTTAAAGATCCAACAGCTACCGTAATCACCAGCAATAACAATGAATTGTTAGGTGCCAAAATTGCCGACGATGGTCAATGGCGATTTCCTGAAACCGATAGTGTGCCTGAGAAATTTAAAACCTGTCTTCTACTTTTTGAAGACGAATATTTCTATAAGCATCCTGGTTTCAATCCAATTTCAATTTTTAAAGCTTTACAGGAAAATATAAGCTCTGGTTCCGTAAAACGTGGCGGAAGCACACTCACGCAGCAAGTGATTCGCTTATCTCGAAAAGGACAGAGCAGAACCTATCTCGAAAAACTGAAAGAGCTTATTCTAGCAACACGATTAGAATTCAGACATTCTAAAGACGACATTTTAAAGCTGTATGCAAGTCACGCACCATTTGGTGGCAATGTTGTTGGCATCGATGCTGCGGCTTGGCGCTATTTCAATAGAGAAGCATCTAATTTATCTTGGGCAGAAAGCGCAACCCTTGCGGTTTTACCCAATGCACCAAGTCTTATTTATCCAGGAAAAAATCAACAACGATTACTTGACAAACGCAATCGTTTATTAAAGAAGTTGTTAGACAATGGCACTATTGACGAGCTCACTTACGAGCTTTCCATCGCTGAAACTTTACCACAAAAACCGTATCCTTTGCCTCAAATTGCACCGCATTTGTTGCAGAAAGTTGCCAAACATAATAAAGGTAAGCGACTAAAAACGACAGTTGATATTGCCTTGCAAACACAAGCTAACCATATTGTCAAGCAACATTACAATAGCTTGAAACAAAATGAGATTTATAATATTTCGGTACTGGTTTTAGACGTTAAAACCAGAAAGGTCTTGACTTATATTGGCAATTCACCAACAGATAATGCACATCAGAAAAGTGTAGATATTATTGACAAACCCAGAAGCACAGGCAGTATTTTAAAACCATTTTTGTATGCTGCTATGCTCGATGCTGGCGATTTATTACCACATACTTTGGTCGCTGATGTTCCCACACAATTTGGCAGTTACCAACCTGAAAATTATGACAAGTCTTATGATGGTGCAGTACACGCCAATGAAGCTCTGTCACGCTCATTGAATGTGCCTGCTGTACGAATGCTTCAAGATTTTGGTTTAGATCGTTTTTATCATTATTTGAAGCAATTAAAATTGAAGGATTTAAGATACAATGCCAATCATTATGGCTTGTCCTTAGCACTAGGTGGCGCCGAAAGTAACCTTTGGGATTTATGTAAAAGTTATGCTGCAATGGCCTCGACCTTAAATCATTTTAATGACAATTCCAGTGAATATTATAACAACGAATTTGTAGAACCTATTTACAATTTTGAATCTGAAATCGACTTCGGAAAACTGGCTTCTGAAAAATCGGTTTTTGATGCTGCATCCATCTATCTCACGTTCGAAAGTATGAAACAAGTCAATAGACCTGAAAGTGATGAGAGTTGGGAATTTTACGATTCGTCTCAAGACATTGCCTGGAAAACTGGCACCAGTTTTGGGTTTAGAGATGCTTGGGCTATTGGCACCACCAAAGATTATGTGGTTGGTGTTTGGGTTGGTAATGCTGATGGTGAAGGTCGTCCTGGTTTGGTTGGTGTACAAACGGCTGCACCAATTTTGTTTGATGTTTTTGATATTCTACCAAAAAGTGAGTGGTTTACGAAGCCTTATGATGAAATGATTGAAGTGAGCATTTGCAGGAAAAGTGGCTACCAAGCTTCAACTGTTTGTGATGATGTGGAATCTAGATTTATTCAAAATGCTGGACAAAAAACCGCACCTTGTCCGTTTCATAAGTTGATACATTTGGATGCTTCTGAGCAGTTTCAGGTAAATTCTTCTTGTGAGGATATTTCAAACTTAAAAACAACATCTTGGTTTGTTTTACCGCCTCTTCAGGAATATTATTTCAAAACTAAAAATCCGTTTTACAAATCCTTACCACCTTTTAGAAATGATTGTGTAGAAACTTCAGCAGTACGCATGGAGTTTATTTATCCTAATCAGCAAAACACTATTTTCTTACCCAAAGATTTTGATGGCAACACCAACGAATTAATCCTAAAAGTGGCACATTCTAAACCCGAACTTAAACTATTCTGGTACATAGATGATGTTTATGTTGGCCAAACCAAAGACATTCACGATATGGCCATTTTACCTCAACAAGGTGAACATACCATAACTGTGGTGGATGAATTGGGCAACGAAATAAAACATAAAATAACTGTGGCTAATTAA
- a CDS encoding antibiotic biosynthesis monooxygenase family protein has protein sequence MKNKIPYYAVIFTSTQTDDIEGYSEMAEKMETLARQQEGFIGIESARNTVGITVSYWKSLEAIKNWKANTEHLLAQQKGREQWYNWYNVKICKVEREYEYEKNI, from the coding sequence ATGAAGAACAAAATTCCCTACTACGCAGTCATATTCACATCAACTCAAACCGATGACATTGAAGGCTACTCTGAAATGGCTGAGAAAATGGAAACTTTAGCTAGACAACAAGAAGGTTTTATTGGAATTGAAAGTGCTCGTAACACCGTTGGCATAACTGTCAGTTACTGGAAAAGTTTAGAGGCCATAAAAAACTGGAAAGCCAACACAGAGCATTTACTCGCCCAACAAAAAGGTCGCGAGCAATGGTATAATTGGTACAATGTAAAAATTTGTAAAGTCGAACGTGAGTACGAATACGAGAAAAACATTTAA
- a CDS encoding SH3 domain-containing protein produces the protein MKNLKMILAIGFVFNILVVTAQQNAYVSAESGLSLRDQPDVSGKMLTKLAYGEAIGVLEKTNKQLVVLDAGEKVSGEWVKVETRNHIGYVFDGYLSSEKIAKTIRLKLKDLNVEIKNLATSDYKRSHDLNNSEMATINVDADATPEGKNIVLVDSDYKHVSLFQRYENSFSFMSADSKCNTNEWTQFDTEWKPLKQLNSNTYETLTYTEKDWITFIETATKDLKDDVVDKCGEDWLNYVKTIDNVKDFPVSVSTNRVFIKMILTDFEDNVTEKIIEFEMPKSS, from the coding sequence ATGAAAAATTTAAAAATGATTTTAGCGATTGGATTTGTATTCAACATCCTAGTAGTAACAGCGCAACAAAACGCTTATGTATCGGCAGAAAGCGGATTGTCTCTGAGAGATCAGCCTGATGTTAGCGGCAAAATGCTAACAAAATTAGCCTATGGTGAAGCCATTGGTGTGTTAGAAAAAACCAATAAACAATTGGTTGTACTCGATGCTGGCGAAAAAGTAAGTGGTGAATGGGTTAAGGTAGAAACCAGAAATCATATTGGTTATGTGTTTGACGGATATTTATCATCAGAAAAAATTGCCAAAACCATTCGCTTGAAATTAAAAGATTTAAACGTTGAAATTAAAAATTTAGCAACGAGTGATTATAAACGTTCACACGATTTAAATAATAGTGAAATGGCAACCATCAATGTTGACGCAGACGCAACACCAGAAGGTAAAAACATTGTACTAGTAGATAGCGACTATAAGCACGTAAGCTTGTTTCAACGCTATGAAAATAGCTTCTCGTTTATGAGTGCAGATTCAAAATGCAACACTAACGAGTGGACACAATTTGACACTGAATGGAAGCCATTAAAGCAATTGAATTCTAATACTTATGAGACTTTGACATACACTGAAAAGGACTGGATTACTTTTATTGAAACAGCAACTAAAGATTTAAAAGATGATGTGGTAGATAAGTGTGGTGAAGATTGGTTGAATTATGTAAAGACCATTGATAACGTTAAAGACTTTCCTGTGAGTGTGTCGACAAATCGTGTATTTATCAAAATGATTTTAACCGATTTTGAAGATAATGTAACAGAAAAAATCATTGAGTTTGAAATGCCTAAAAGCTCTTGA